AATCACCTAACCGGCGGAAGCTGTGCGTCCGCCAAAAGCCGCGTCCACCGCCTGTCGAACGTTGTGGGCCGGCACGAGTTCTATCCCTATCTTCCCCGAAAACTTGCGGGCGTTACGCGCCGGCACAATGGCGCGACGGAAACCGAGGCGAGCCGCTTCCTGAAGCCGCTTCTCCAAGTTTTGCACAGCGCGCACTTCCCCGGCCAACCCGATTTCGCCCACGGCGATAGTTTCGGCATCCACGGGAAGGTCCGAAAGGCTGCTCGCCACCGCGATTGCGAGCGCCAGGTCCGCCCCCGGTTCCAGAAGCCGCACGCCGCCGGCCACATTAGTAAAGACGTCCTGATTGCCCAAACGGATCCCGACGCGCTTCTCCAGCACGGCCAGAACCATCGTCGTGCGGTTGTAGTCGAGGCCCGTGGCGCTGCGGCGCGGCTGCGCGAGGTGGCTCGGTGCGCAGAGAGCCTGGACCTCCACCAGCAGCGGGCGCGTGCCTTCCATCGCGGCGGTGACCACGCTGCCGGGACCGTTGGCGTCGCGCTCGCTCAGCAGCATTTCGGATGGGTTTTCCACCTGGAGGAGCCCCTCCCCGCCCATCTCGAATACGCCGATCTCGTTCGTTGACCCGAAACGGTTCTTCACTGCGCGCAATATTCGATACGTCTGCGTCCGCTCGCCTTCGAAATATAGCACCGTATCGACCATGTGCTCCAGCACTCGCGGTCCGGCGATGGCGCCTTCCTTGGTAACGTGTCCCACCAGAAAGACCGCGCAGCCCCTCGTCTTTGCGAGGCGCATCAGTGTTTCCGTGCAAGCGCGCACCTGAGAGACAGTGCCGGGCGCCGATTCCACTTCCGGGTGGCGCATCGTTTGGATCGAGTCTACCACAACACACGCGGGCTGTGTTTGGGTGACCGCGCGCTCGATTGAATCCAGATCGGTCTCCGCGAGGAGGAAGAGGTCCGCTCCGGCCGGCCCCAGG
The window above is part of the Armatimonadota bacterium genome. Proteins encoded here:
- the radA gene encoding DNA repair protein RadA, which encodes MAKTQTRYICQSCGHVELQWKGQCPDCGEWGTLQEEVSVKPSAAKAAARARSPLESAEPRRMSEIGLEDFGRWSTGINELDRVLGETAYEGKRQSGVVPGSVILLGGDPGIGKSTLLTQVAHIVSGSVGPVLYASGEESAQQIKMRSRRLGPAGADLFLLAETDLDSIERAVTQTQPACVVVDSIQTMRHPEVESAPGTVSQVRACTETLMRLAKTRGCAVFLVGHVTKEGAIAGPRVLEHMVDTVLYFEGERTQTYRILRAVKNRFGSTNEIGVFEMGGEGLLQVENPSEMLLSERDANGPGSVVTAAMEGTRPLLVEVQALCAPSHLAQPRRSATGLDYNRTTMVLAVLEKRVGIRLGNQDVFTNVAGGVRLLEPGADLALAIAVASSLSDLPVDAETIAVGEIGLAGEVRAVQNLEKRLQEAARLGFRRAIVPARNARKFSGKIGIELVPAHNVRQAVDAAFGGRTASAG